In the Pleuronectes platessa chromosome 8, fPlePla1.1, whole genome shotgun sequence genome, one interval contains:
- the si:ch73-43g23.1 gene encoding serine/arginine repetitive matrix protein 2 has protein sequence MDSWTLQGDSYSFLRSAPRTFTLCHRDGTPNHVELFDIINVPTQRSAISETTCLCDIFGDDCESPSLSSSPAVGAFVLSKREVDGTAAASPLVDDLNDSGSYHTAHGSSEGEEGFEDSRERLYSPPLQSPSSERWQSEGEGLSSELLDISEDSSPNLERKSKSPVPQLSRASPPPEALNTGERTPFPGDKRSYTIIPEGRTSPSSSSAVEIRHSPSSPTPRQNQLEAEPERLTPVLKDAHNSPAQQFLNPSPCSEPRTCVSSASTESVNTQSSLDFRVTQNSPHPRNEQSSPLPESTPEHFSLDFTQSAFESKANLSSPIPGSSSTESHSRETSVTTELKNKQYSPDTQASSPFLELCRRVSLPDLFSRGYTPDIEEHPQSPELILNTSSAERDATTTPERPKTGLSFEGGSTVSTPAPRYTPPSPVISVTTSPELVETSVSPELRHTAPSPGLLSAASPVTRGTRSPSPVPSPKIRSTSTPSENRSQVSSPVVSYTLSPSPGARSFCSPVEHRHTAPSPEIRITASSPELLSYSASSRSLDSSPHITGISYSIVQPEERDTPPFPELSRLSTPEPHRTLVSPEARSRTHSRGSVQSSTAGSTGTPRHSPNTSGFTNSVLQPEITLSYQPRYHTPSPQPQQQTPTPEPGYQTPSSQKHQSPSPQHLQGKELSLVSPSPEQRSPATLFAEYRSQYTQPTTPLTNTPEFVKESSSGDITEIQYPTHSSKDVSPLFELDKGVTAFLPEIKSSSPVVIVSSPVFPSPFLAEDKIASSFKQQSTEIEGQTKELNIQDNLSLVSFSEEKQDLSYNFFPKEDCSNSPTIEIKSHSPNVVVSKDRSPIISPVHRATSISPVQRLKKPQPPITSRSPNSEKSSFLKSSCTPELSRRHPSTKVRRENRESITENMAHRAHRRRTPSPPLTRFTPVHIIAPEKPYRQWQNRSHSPSQVVASSLSGNLNTAVTNRENPNVAPGDNNSQAYCGRGGPLEMDREMHLEEERAVVRERQRDREMKRERKREEHVPEKGEGWQGDASYRGEQVELSFNARNRKGPVSRSAAPTSRETRQGLPTVHSCSESLLATRQLQQQQSLLRLSSQQDPRGGGPGRRLQPPTHQDKKSALGRTAASRPCRSSSSSMGSELDEADDEVKWFTDSAFRSLSSPEVDYLDMYNSSHRSSTNISQPSTQESPAGVNPTWQAYADFRGSAPKLDNDELSFQQSSAYYSDGLDPSRRYELGSFECVDVSLERNDIRKVRRGVPKRQIQLMRKNNSDGKQDESSENSSPGIPVMVESPSLESHTRETLMRQHSTPAVTQDRYRSECSPEPNPKNERRLKLQKSASLDETCSKTKLATCLIKSVLSKKMQCVDKESDDQAEDVSPAFDENSPPTESTIQKVSPNPDRHNLSSTPLSDYGLSPECLPLRGESSTKDEAKSLKSFGMRTSNRPSSSSSSRSVNLSQTDSEDADSQSRNATALRSDMRSELKVPFDSKMSRNGVRRADGIQIWDEREGGDSANFASGNTGAAFATGAGSRQAWMTNRDQECENTEDHKQLQEGDEAACTSRPQQLKLRAVEKKKTSLNVCLTPEVENKLQAPLLDITNRVKEDRAETSLPEKTEEDEGNANNKIKAPIHKVRDVRQLVKNTYNLSFKAPSHVNDEKMETFIEERREEVKEKRRKDVIAGNEHGVSQEIRMEEREEAYRVEREEEKKEEVKDSKLLTFPPPLQSKAKPLHRPQPMQIEYKAVCWKEDKYKMSCSKKANPDDKPRASPERVTEVSRESQREKNMIGDTTNVKSCQHGLKKAAETQEAVAEMHKMPDKAVEPIVVTTDRKPPLLGSLPKPPSKEREVSTAVVLIREGSTTSASPVQEKIPTPIQVPAPSLSPGPTTPGRSGHSVSLLLKEKGYQADIGAVVGSDVQNSAGGKGPPRKHVNCMEIPLQTTLSSDGGRGESQRERTFSSSSTTSGLSSVSENIDTLSNTIEAEVVKMKPPSGDVGKQKSTPPSLRYSQEQTPYLSKQKDVGDFEAVKRLDPTFPPRSPAIRRFRPQPIEVKSLSTETQKQEMPTNTTVNNRLQTIEVKSIAKNSAKPIVPPKPSCKFKPADVGATPNEAQRPSITSTVKPQVEERPQTIVVSSPTIYRKISNDSTATSNYTRKLAVSAVSSLKPPPSKTTATTISNLSNQSTAPPEAYNDRGQQQQPAALPQSSRYIQRPTTLAQTSTTSPDLTSAPGPISELMPSQIPGPTSAGANQPSQPAVVNPDSQPVHPRMACPHEQTMPATSNNVKHPAAVQMTHVPGYTRQSYRRTLSGERPNRADDLRFYASDDPPSYDERESFSPLMLPDLSLRRSNRYQPSSHHPPCSCTAGCPSHPGFTAPHHHRSPHNLTPPTPPHSPGQALPYQGPQPPLRPHQFRPDPLPRSYQPSSPKSSPLGPGQPPTQYQPLHQPPPCPTHPSLMQACTADRPLQPPQHIDLRRGPMHRSSQQQPPGMAGAPYSDPGHNHSPGLSTMDPQYLCGPQSLGPSYGSDYGGDSSSLYSESSYGQAPRRVLLDPETGKYFYIEVPVQPLRKMLFDPETGQYVEVLIPQQAMSHSGLYPPSAASYPSLHNPNMYAPAPQYMPYAAPPPPAHSQTQPQPPRYPEASAEATMHPGGPGVSYRNRSGQGSKSDSQNHPPLDQNYLESMYYVPTGMNASPNPTPPDYYHKHPPNLPPTGGKRS, from the coding sequence ATGGACAGCTGGACTCTTCAAGGAGACAGCTACTCCTTCCTGCGTAGTGCGCCCCGCACCTTTACCCTTTGCCATCGTGACGGCACCCCAAACCACGTAGAACTCTTTGACATCATCAACGTCCCCACTCAGCGCAGCGCCATCTCTGAGACCACTTGCCTGTGTGACATTTTCGGAGACGACTGTGAGTCGCCCTCCCTCTCAAGCAGCCCTGCTGTAGGGGCCTTTGTCCTTTCTAAGAGGGAGGTGGACGGGACAGCTGCTGCATCACCTCTGGTGGATGATCTGAATGACTCTGGCTCCTACCACACTGCACACGGCTCCagtgaaggagaggagggatttGAAGATTCAAGAGAAAGGCTTTACAGCCCCCCGTTGCAGAGCCCGTCTTCAGAGAGGTGGCAGTCAGAAGGAGAGGGACTGAGTTCAGAGCTTCTAGACATCTCTGAGGACAGTAGCCCAAATTTAGAACGAAAAAGCaaatcaccagtccctcagctTAGTAGAGCTAGCCCGCCACCTGAAGCCCTCAACACTGGTGAGAGAACACCCTTTCCTGGAGATAAACGCTCCTACACCATTATTCCAGAGGGGAGAacatccccctcctcttcttctgcagtggAGATAAGACATTCACCGTCATCACCTACTCCAAGACAAAATCAGTTAGAGGCTGAACCAGAGAGACTCACTCCTGTTTTGAAAGACGCACACAACAGCCCTGCACAGCAATTCTTAAATCCTAGTCCGTGCTCTGAGCCGAGGACCTGTGTCAGCTCAGCCTCCACTGAATCAGTGAATACCCAGTCTTCACTTGACTTCAGGGTGACACAAAACTCACCTCATCCGAGGAACGAACAAAGCAGTCCCTTGCCTGAGTCCACACCCGAACATTTTTCGCTAGATTTTACACAGTCAGCCTTTGAATCTAAAGCCAATCTTTCATCTCCAATACCTGGATCCAGTAGTACAGAGTCCCATTCAAGAGAAACTTCAGTCACTACTGAGCTGAAGAATAAGCAATACTCCCCCGATACTCAAGCATCATCTCCTTTTCTTGAGCTTTGTAGGAGGGTTTCCCTGCCTGATCTTTTCAGCAGAGGCTACACACCAGATATAGAAGAGCATCCCCAATCTCCAGAGCTGATTTTAAATACTTCATCTGCAGAAAGAGACGCCACAACTACACCTGAGAGGCCAAAAACAGGGTTATCATTTGAAGGAGGCAGCACTGTTTCTACACCTGCTCCACGATACACACCTCCCTCACCTGTCATTTCAGTAACAACGTCTCCTGAGCTGGTGGAGACCAGTGTCTCACCTGAATTAAGACACACGGCTCCCTCACCTGGCTTGCTCAGTGCTGCCTCTCCGGTTACCAGAGGGACGAGAtctccctcccctgtcccctcaCCGAAAATAAGATCCACTTCAACGCCTTCTGAGAACAGGAGCCAGGTTTCCTCACCTGTGGTAAGTTATACATTATCTCCATCACCTGGAGCTAGGAGCTTCTGCTCTCCTGTAGAGCACAGACACACCGCTCCTTCACCTGAAATCAGGATAACAGCCTCCTCACCTGAGCTTCTCTCTTACTCTGCCTCATCAAGAAGCCTCGACTCATCCCCTCACATCACAGGGATTTCTTACAGCATTGTTCAGCCAGAGGAGAGGGACACACCCCCTTTTCCTGAGCTCTCTCGTCTCTCCACCCCTGAGCCTCACAGGACACTTGTGTCCCCAGAGGCAAGAAGCCGTACTCACAGCAGAGGCAGTGTACAGAGCAGCACAGCAGGGTCCACTGGTACACCACGACACTCGCCTAATACATCAGGCTTCACAAACTCTGTCCTGCAGCCTGAAATTACTTTGTCATATCAACCCAGGTACCACACACCTTCACCTCAGCCACAGCAACAGACTCCAACACCTGAGCCAGGATATCAAACCCCTTCATCTCAAAAGCATCAAAGTCCCTCACCTCAGCATCTCCAAGGTAAAGAGCTATCACTTGTTTCCCCCTCTCCTGAGCAGAGATCACCAGCAACCCTATTCGCAGAGTACCGCTCTCAGTATACACAGCCTACTACTCCTCTGACAAACACACCAGAGTTCGTGAAAGAGTCCTCTTCAGGGGATATTACAGAAATACAGTACCCCACACATTCGTCAAAAGACGTGTCGCCCTTGTTTGAATTAGACAAAGGAGTCACAGCATTTCTTCCTGAAATCAAAAGCAGTTCGCCAGTGGTCATAGTTAGTTCACCTGTATTTCCTTCACCTTTCTTAGCAGAGGACAAGATAGCGAGTTCATTTAAGCAACAAAGCACAGAGATAGAAGGACAAACAAAGGAACTAAACATTCAAGATAACTTGAGTTTAGTCTCCTTCTCTGAGGAAAAGCAAGACTTGAGCTATAATTTTTTTCCTAAGGAAGACTGTTCTAATAGTCCAACAATTGAAATCAAGTCTCATTCCCCTAATGTTGTAGTCTCGAAGGACAGGAGCCCAATTATTTCACCTGTCCACAGGGCTACATCCATCTCACCTGTGCAGAGACTGAAAAAACCACAGCCTCCAATCACGTCTCGTTCACCAAATTCTGAAAAGAGCAGTTTCTTGAAATCATCTTGTACACCTGAGCTTTCAAGAAGACATCCATCAACAAAAGTTAGACGTGAAAACAGAGAGAGTATCACCGAGAACATGGCCCATCGTGCGCACAGAAGAAGGACGCCCTCTCCACCACTCACCAGGTTTACACCTGTTCACATCATAGCCCCTGAGAAACCATACCGACAGTGGCAGAACAGAAGCCACAGCCCCTCTCAGGTTGTAGCATCCTCACTTAGTGGTAATTTGAATACAGCGGTGACAAACAGGGAAAACCCCAATGTTGCCCCAGGTGACAATAATAGCCAGGCCTACTGTGGAAGAGGAGGGCCATTGGAGATGGATAGGGAAATgcatctggaggaggagagagcagtaGTTAGGGAGAGGCAAAGGGATagggagatgaagagagagagaaagagggaggagcaCGTCCCTGAAAAGGGGGAGGGGTGGCAGGGGGACGCCAGTTACAGAGGGGAACAGGTTGAGCTGTCATTCAATGCCAGGAATAGAAAAGGGCCTGTGAGTCGCAGTGCAGCTCCCACAAGCAGAGAGACCCGTCAGGGACTGCCAACAGTGCATTCCTGTTCAGAGAGCTTACTTGCCACCAGACAGCTACAGCAACAACAGAGTCTCCTGAGACTTTCCTCCCAACAGGACCCCAGAGGTGGTGGTCCAGGCAGACGGCTTCAACCTCCTACACACCAGGACAAAAAAAGTGCTCTAGGACGCACAGCTGCAAGCAGACCCTGCAGGAGTTCCAGCTCCAGCATGGGAAGTGAGCTGGATGAAGCAGATGATGAGGTAAAATGGTTCACAGACTCGGCTTTCCGCAGCCTGTCAAGTCCTGAGGTAGATTACCTTGACATGTACAACTCCAGCCACCGTTCATCAACCAACATTTCTCAACCATCTACCCAGGAAAGCCCCGCCGGGGTAAATCCCACCTGGCAGGCATATGCTGACTTCAGGGGTTCTGCTCCAAAACTGGACAATGATGAACTCTCCTTCCAGCAATCATCTGCGTACTACTCAGATGGACTAGATCCATCAAGGCGCTATGAGCTGGGCAGCTTTGAATGCGTAGATGTGTCTCTTGAAAGAAACGACATCAGGAAGGTGAGAAGAGGAGTTCCAAAGAGACAGATCCAGTTGATGAGAAAGAATAATTCTGACGGGAAGCAGGATGAGAGTAGTGAAAATAGTAGTCCTGGAATACCTGTCATGGTGGAAAGCCCGTCTCTAGAGAGTCACACCAGAGAGACACTCATGAGACAACACAGTACACCAGCGGTAACACAAGATCGCTACCGCTCTGAGTGCAGCCCTGAGCCCAATCCAAAAAATGAGAGAAGATTAAAGCTCCAGAAATCTGCCTCACTGGATGAAACATGCTCTAAAACCAAGTTGGCCACCTGTCTAATTAAGAGTGTGTTGTCCAAGAAGATGCAATGTGTTGACAAAGAATCTGATGACCAAGCAGAAGATGTGAGCCCAGCTTTTGATGAAAACAGCCCACCAACAGAGAGCACAATACAGAAAGTATCCCCAAATCCTGACAGGCATAATCTTAGTTCCACGCCTCTGTCAGATTATGGTCTCTCACCTGAGTGTCTTCCTTTGAGAGGAGAATCAAGCACAAAGGACGAAGCCAAATCACTGAAAAGCTTTGGAATGAGAACCAGTAACAGGCCAAgttcatccagcagcagcagaagtgtCAATTTATCTCAGACTGACAGTGAAGATGCTGATTCTCAGAGCAGGAATGCAACGGCCTTAAGATCTGACATGAGATCAGAATTGAAAGTTCCATTTGAtagtaaaatgtccagaaatgGAGTACGGCGAGCAGATGGCATACAAATCTGGGACGAAAGGGAGGGTGGTGACTCAGCAAATTTCGCTTCCGGGAACACAGGAGCTGCTTTTGCTACTGGAGCTGGCAGCAGGCAGGCCTGGATGACAAACAGAGACCAGgaatgtgaaaacacagaggaccATAAACAACTGCAGGAGGGGGACGAGGCTGCATGCACTTCAAGACCACAACAGCTTAAACTCAGAGCtgtggagaaaaagaaaacctctCTAAATGTCTGCCTTACACCTGAGGTAGAAAACAAACTTCAGGCTCCTTTACTGGATATAACTAACAGGGTAAAGGAGGATAGGGCAGAGACTAGTCTGCCtgagaaaacagaagaagatgaaggaaaTGCCAATAATAAAATTAAGGCCCCCATACACAAAGTTAGAGACGTGAGGCAGCTTGTAAAAAATACTTATAATCTGTCTTTCAAGGCACCATCACATGTGAATGACGAAAAGATGGAAACTTTTATtgaggaaaggagggaggaagtaaaagagaagaggaggaaagacgtCATTGCAGGGAACGAGCATGGAGTAAGCCAAGAAATTAGGATGGAAGAAAGGGAAGAGGCATACAGggtggagagggaagaggaaaagaaagaggaggtaAAAGATTCAAAACTGCTAAcctttcctccacctcttcaAAGCAAAGCAAAGCCTCTGCATCGTCCTCAGCCAATGCAAATAGAATACAAGGCTGTTTGCTGGAAAGaagacaaatataaaatgtcatgCAGCAAGAAAGCAAACCCAGATGACAAACCTCGGGCTTCTCCAGAACGTGTCACTGAGGTGAGCAGAGAATCACAACGAGAGAAAAACATGATAGGAGACACAACAAATGTCAAATCCTGTCAACATGGTCTAAAAAAGGCAGCAGAGACACAAGAGGCTGTGGCAGAAATGCACAAAATGCCAGACAAAGCGGTGGAACCTATTGTTGTGACCACTGACAGAAAACCTCCCCTGCTCGGAAGCCTTCCCAAACCGCCCAGTAAGGAAAGAGAGGTGTCCACTGCTGTGGTGTTAATAAGAGAGGGATCCACAACATCTGCATCTCCAGTGCAGGAAAAGATTCCCACCCCAATCCAAGTCCCTGCTCCTTCACTTTCACCTGGGCCCACCACCCCTGGCAGAAGTGGCCACTCAGTCTCCTTGTTATTGAAGGAGAAAGGCTACCAAGCTGATATTGGAGCAGTGGTGGGGAGCGATGTTCAGAATTCTGCTGGAGGGAAAGGGCCGCCCCGTAAGCATGTAAACTGCATGGAGATCCCCCTTCAGACCACCCTGTCTTCAGATGGTGGGAGAGGCGAGTCTCAAAGAGAGAGGAcgttctcctcatcctccaccacGTCTGGCCTCTCATCAGTGTCTGAAAACATAGACACGCTTTCAAATACCATAGAAGCTGAGGTAGTTAAAATGAAACCTCCAAGCGGAGATGtaggaaaacaaaaaagcacTCCTCCATCACTGAGGTATTCGCAGGAGCAAACGCCATATCTCAGCAAACAGAAGGATGTAGGAGATTTTGAAGCAGTGAAAAGACTAGATCCTACCTTCCCCCCGAGGTCCCCCGCAATAAGGAGATTCAGACCACAGCCAATTGAGGTGAAGTCACTGtctacagaaacacagaaacaggagATGCCAACAAACACCACGGTTAACAATAGACTTCAAACCATTGAAGTTAAATCCATAGCTAAGAATTCTGCAAAGCCAATTGTGCCTCCAAAACCAAGTTGCAAATTTAAACCTGCTGATGTAGGAGCAACGCCAAATGAAGCACAGAGACCATCAATAACATCGACTGTGAAACCACAAGTTGAAGAGAGGCCTCAGACAATAGTGGTGTCCTCACCAACTATCTATAGAAAGATCTCCAATGACTCCACAGCAACATCAAACTATACACGAAAACTGGCTGTGTCTGCAGTGTCCAGcctcaaacctccaccaagcaAAACAACAGCAACCACCATTTCCAATCTCTCAAACCAGTCGACAGCACCACCAGAAGCATATAATGACagaggacaacaacaacaacctgctgCCTTGCCTCAAAGCTCCAGATACATTCAGAGACCTACAACCTTAGCTCAAACATCAACCACCAGTCCTGATTTAACCTCAGCTCCAGGTCCAATTTCTGAACTGATGCCAAGCCAAATCCCTGGACCTACCTCAGCTGGAGCCAACCAGCCAAGCCAACCAGCTGTTGTGAATCCAGACAGCCAACCAGTTCATCCTAGGATGGCATGCCCTCATGAACAAACTATGCCGGCTACTTCAAACAATGTGAAACACCCCGCTGCTGTTCAGATGACACATGTTCCAGGATACACACGCCAATCGTACCGCAGAACACTGTCTGGCGAGCGTCCCAACAGAGCAGATGACCTACGTTTTTATGCCTCGGATGATCCTCCAAGCTACGATGAAAGAGAAAGCTTCAGTCCCCTCATGCTCCCCGATCTGAGCCTCAGGAGGTCAAATCGCTATCAGCCTTCCTCCCATCATCCTCCCTGCTCCTGCACAGCCGGCTGCCCTTCCCACCCTGGTTTCACAGCTCCTCACCATCACCGCAGCCCTCACAACCTCACGCCCCCTACCCCTCCACACTCTCCGGGCCAGGCACTGCCTTACCAGGGGCCACAGCCCCCTCTTCGCCCCCACCAGTTCAGACCTGACCCTCTGCCAAGGAGCTACCAGCCCAGTTCCCCCAAATCAAGTCCTCTTGGTCCAGGCCAGCCACCTACCCAGTACCAGCCTCTCCACCAGCCTCCTCCCTGCCCTACCCACCCATCACTCATGCAGGCCTGCACTGCTGATCGGCCACTTCAACCACCGCAGCATATTGACCTCAGACGAGGCCCTATGCACAGGTCCTCCCAGCAGCAACCACCAGGCATGGCTGGGGCTCCTTACAGTGATCCTGGCCACAACCACTCACCTGGCCTCTCTACTATGGATCCCCAGTACTTGTGTGGTCCTCAAAGCCTGGGGCCTTCCTATGGCTCTGATTACGGGGGTGACAGCTCTAGTTTGTACTCCGAGAGCAGCTATGGACAAGCACCTCGGAGAGTGCTCCTAGATCCTGAGACTGGGAAGTACTTTTATATCGAGGTGCCTGTGCAGCCCCTAAGGAAAATGTTGTTTGACCCAGAGACTGGCCAGTATGTAGAGGTGCTCATACCACAGCAAGCAATGTCCCATTCAGGCCTGTATCCTCCATCAGCAGCCTCTTACCCATCTCTCCACAATCCCAACATGTACGCCCCTGCTCCCCAGTACATGCCCTAtgcagctcctcctcccccagCTCACTCCCAGACTCAGCCGCAGCCACCTCGCTATCCCGAGGCCTCTGCTGAAGCAACCATGCATCCAGGTGGGCCTGGGGTCAGCTATAGAAACCGCTCTGGTCAGGGGTCTAAGTCAGATTCCCAGAACCATCCACCATTGGACCAGAACTACCTGGAGAGTATGTATTACGTCCCGACAGGGATGAATGCGAGCCCCAATCCCACCCCACCAGACTATTACCACAAACATCCCCCCAACCTTCCCCCAACAGGGGGGAAAAGGTCTTGA